The stretch of DNA TGCGGGCGAGGGCGCTGCGGAACGTGGCCCGCACCTCCTCATAGCCCTCGGTCCACCGCCAGAGCCAGGTGGGGTCAATGTGCCCGTGGCCAATCATGTGAAGGGTAAGCGGCTTCTCGCTGTCCATTACGGTTCTCCGGATAATACACGGGCGCAAGGCCCGGATTTGCAGGCGAGACGCCTGCGCTACTTATCTCCGCGTGGGCGCAAGGCCCGGATTTGCAGGCGAGACGCCTGCGCCGCTTGTCCCCCTTTGAAGGGGGTGGCCCTTTAGGGCCGGGGGATGTCCCGCCATGCCTTTCGCACCTACTCCCCGAACAGATACGCCACCAGTTTCTCGGCCTCGCCGAAGTCCGGGACCATGATGTCCGCGCCCGCCTTGATGAGGCGCTGGCGCTTGTGCATGTCCCAGCCGCGGCCCTTCTCCTCGTCCGAGGCGACGCCGAGGGCAATGCCGCCCGCGTCCTTCACATTGCGCAGCTCGACGGGGCCGTCGCCGACGGCGAGGACCTGCGGCCCGCTCAACTGGTGGTTCGCCATGATGTCCCGGATGACCTTCTCCTTGGAGTACTCCTCCTTGGAGGGCACGGCGCCCCAGATTTCCTGGAAGTACCCGGCCACGCCGACTATTCCCGCCTCGTTGCGCACGTCGTCCCGGTCCGTGCCGCTGAACACGTACATGGCCTCGGCCTTTTTCGAGAGCAGTTCCACGAAGCGGACGGCGCCGGGCACGGTGACCTGGTCCAGGGTCAGTTCGCCGGCCTCGAGCCGGGCAATGCGCTCGCGCACGGGCACCATGAGCCGGTCAAGATAGACCTGCTTGTACTCGGCGGGCGTGAGAATCTTCTCTTCGGGCACCAGCCCCTTTTCGCGGACCATCTCCTCGAGGCGCTCCATCTGGAAGATGGTCTGGATGCCCGTGGTCTCGTCAATCATCTGGCGCACCTCCTCCTCGATTTCCGGGGTGGGGGCGGTGTCGCCGCAAATCATCTCGACGCAGACCGGGCCCATGATGTGCTGCCAGCCCACGCGCAGCAGGCTGATGGTCCCGTCGAAGTCGAAGAGCGCGTGCCGGATTTGGCCGCGTGTGATGTTTTCGTTGATGATCTCAATTTCAGTGCCGGGCAAAAAATTCCTGTCCATGACTCTCCCTGGGATGCGGAGGACGCCTCCGCCGTTGTGTGTGCCGCACGCGCCGGGGCGGACGCCCCGGTCGCGGGTTATTCCACCATGAACTCGACCAGCGAGAACACGGGCAGATTGATTTCCGCGAGGTTTTTCCTGCCGTTGAGCGGGGGCAGTTCCACCACGAAGGCCGCCTCGACGGGCTCGCCGCCCAGGCGCCGCACCATTTTGGCCACCGCCGCCACAGTGCCGCCCGTGGCCAGCAAATCGTCCATGACCAGCACGCGCTGGCCGGAACGGATGCCGTCCCGGTGGATTTCCAG from Candidatus Hydrogenedentota bacterium encodes:
- a CDS encoding HAD family hydrolase; protein product: MDRNFLPGTEIEIINENITRGQIRHALFDFDGTISLLRVGWQHIMGPVCVEMICGDTAPTPEIEEEVRQMIDETTGIQTIFQMERLEEMVREKGLVPEEKILTPAEYKQVYLDRLMVPVRERIARLEAGELTLDQVTVPGAVRFVELLSKKAEAMYVFSGTDRDDVRNEAGIVGVAGYFQEIWGAVPSKEEYSKEKVIRDIMANHQLSGPQVLAVGDGPVELRNVKDAGGIALGVASDEEKGRGWDMHKRQRLIKAGADIMVPDFGEAEKLVAYLFGE